One segment of Mycolicibacterium baixiangningiae DNA contains the following:
- a CDS encoding SDR family oxidoreductase, translated as MTTPGGDQRVAVVTGASAGIGAATARTLAAQGFHVICVARREEPITAIAEEIGGTAIVADVTSAEAVSALAEALDRVDVLVNNAGGARGLDPIADADIEHWRWMWEANVLGTLLVTRALLPKLIASGDGLIVTVTSIAAVEIYDNGGGYTSAKHAQGVLHRTLRSELLGKPVRLTEVAPGMVQTEFSLNRFEGDEERAAKVYEGVTPLVAEDIAEVIGFVASRPSHVDLDLIVVRPRDQVSGASGSRFNRR; from the coding sequence ATGACGACTCCAGGAGGCGACCAGCGCGTCGCAGTGGTCACCGGCGCCAGTGCGGGTATCGGTGCCGCCACTGCGAGAACCCTTGCCGCACAAGGCTTTCACGTGATCTGCGTAGCCCGTCGCGAAGAGCCCATCACGGCTATCGCCGAGGAGATCGGCGGCACGGCGATTGTGGCCGACGTCACTTCCGCCGAGGCGGTCTCCGCGTTGGCCGAGGCGCTGGACCGCGTGGATGTGCTGGTCAACAACGCCGGCGGCGCCCGCGGACTGGACCCGATCGCCGACGCCGACATCGAGCACTGGCGATGGATGTGGGAGGCCAACGTGCTCGGCACGCTGCTGGTGACACGTGCGCTGCTGCCGAAGCTGATCGCCTCCGGCGACGGACTGATCGTCACCGTCACCTCGATCGCCGCCGTGGAGATCTACGACAACGGCGGCGGCTACACCTCGGCCAAACACGCCCAGGGCGTCCTGCACCGCACGCTGCGCAGTGAGCTACTCGGAAAGCCGGTGCGGCTCACCGAAGTCGCGCCCGGCATGGTGCAGACCGAGTTCTCGCTGAACCGGTTCGAGGGTGACGAGGAACGCGCGGCGAAGGTCTACGAGGGGGTCACCCCGCTGGTGGCCGAGGACATCGCCGAGGTGATCGGGTTCGTCGCGAGCCGACCGTCCCACGTCGACCTGGACCTGATCGTGGTCCGGCCACGTGATCAAGTCAGCGGCGCGAGCGGATCACGCTTCAACCGACGCTGA
- a CDS encoding L,D-transpeptidase — MSAADKSPPMTRRRALTALAVGLVAPGALAACSRSASNTPDPAEAPASASLSFEPATSATDVLPTDPVRVEVAGGWFQRVALTNAEGRPVAGALNHDRNVFTVGEPLGYGVTYSWSGSAVGEDGKAVPVRGEFTTLDPSTQVNGQFQLSDGQTVGVAAPVILQFDASIDDKDRATVEKALSVTTNPPTEGSWAWLPDEAAGSRVHWRSKEYFAPGTTVRVDARLYGVKFGEDAYGAADSSLDFSIGRRQVVKAEASSHRIQVIDQAGAVIMDFPCSYGEGDLDRNVTRSGIHVVTEKYEDFYMTNPAAGYANVRERFAVRISNNGEFIHCNPNSLGSQGNSNVTNGCINLNLENSQQYFNSAMYGDPVEVTGTRIQLSYADGDIWDWAVSWDEWKSMSALSEANAPTGIPSTAPVTPTGAPQPVDSRPGG, encoded by the coding sequence GTGAGTGCCGCCGACAAGTCGCCGCCGATGACCAGGCGGCGTGCCCTGACCGCGCTGGCGGTCGGACTCGTCGCGCCCGGTGCGCTCGCGGCCTGCAGCCGGTCGGCCAGCAACACCCCTGACCCGGCGGAAGCGCCGGCCTCGGCCTCGCTGTCGTTCGAACCGGCAACCTCGGCCACCGACGTCTTACCCACGGATCCGGTGCGGGTCGAGGTCGCCGGCGGCTGGTTCCAGCGGGTGGCCCTGACCAACGCCGAAGGCCGGCCCGTCGCGGGCGCGCTGAACCACGACCGCAACGTCTTCACCGTCGGCGAACCGCTCGGCTACGGCGTGACCTACAGCTGGTCCGGTTCGGCGGTCGGCGAGGACGGAAAAGCCGTACCCGTCCGGGGTGAGTTCACCACGCTCGATCCGTCGACCCAGGTCAACGGGCAGTTCCAGCTGTCCGACGGGCAGACCGTCGGCGTCGCCGCTCCCGTCATCCTGCAGTTCGACGCGTCGATCGACGACAAGGACAGGGCGACGGTCGAGAAGGCGCTGTCGGTCACCACGAACCCGCCCACCGAGGGCAGCTGGGCGTGGCTGCCCGACGAAGCCGCCGGGTCACGGGTGCACTGGCGCAGCAAGGAGTACTTCGCTCCCGGTACGACGGTGCGGGTGGACGCCAGGCTCTACGGGGTGAAATTCGGCGAGGACGCGTACGGCGCCGCCGACTCGTCGCTCGACTTCAGCATCGGCCGCCGGCAGGTGGTCAAGGCCGAGGCATCGAGCCACCGCATCCAGGTGATCGACCAGGCGGGCGCGGTGATCATGGACTTCCCGTGCAGCTACGGCGAGGGCGACCTGGACCGCAACGTCACCCGCAGCGGCATCCACGTGGTCACCGAGAAGTACGAGGACTTCTACATGACCAACCCCGCCGCCGGATACGCCAATGTCCGCGAGCGGTTCGCGGTGCGGATCTCCAACAACGGCGAGTTCATCCACTGCAACCCCAACAGCCTCGGTTCGCAGGGCAACAGCAACGTCACCAACGGATGCATCAACCTGAACCTGGAGAATTCGCAGCAGTACTTCAACTCCGCGATGTACGGCGATCCGGTCGAGGTGACGGGCACCCGCATCCAGCTGTCCTACGCCGACGGCGACATCTGGGACTGGGCCGTGTCGTGGGACGAATGGAAGTCGATGTCGGCGCTGTCGGAGGCGAACGCGCCGACGGGCATCCCCAGCACGGCACCTGTCACGCCGACGGGCGCCCCGCAGCCGGTCGACAGCCGTCCCGGCGGGTAG
- a CDS encoding UDP-N-acetylmuramate dehydrogenase codes for MVEADVALAPLTTLRVGPVARRLVTAASSEQLIAALRAPAFRDGLILAGGSNVVLADDLDELTVIRVANTEITVRDGLVLAEAGANWDDVVVTALAHGLGGLECLSGIPGSAGATPVQNVGAYGAEVADTIRRVRLFDRRTGRDVWVAPQEMAFGYRTSVLKHSPHAVVLEVEFSLDVEGRSAPLRYGELARALDVAPGDRADPVRVREAVLALRRGKGMVLDDADPDTWSVGSFFTNPVVTAAEYQRLTAQVDGPVPSYPAADGVKLAAGWLVERAGFGKGYPADGAPARLSTKHALAVTNRGHASTADVIALARTVRDGVRTAFGIELAPEPTLVGCSL; via the coding sequence GTGGTCGAGGCCGACGTCGCACTGGCCCCGCTGACCACGTTGCGGGTCGGGCCCGTCGCGCGCCGGCTGGTCACCGCCGCCAGCAGCGAACAGCTCATCGCGGCCCTGCGTGCACCGGCTTTCCGGGACGGGCTGATCCTGGCCGGCGGGTCGAACGTGGTGCTGGCCGACGACCTCGACGAGCTCACCGTGATCCGCGTCGCCAACACCGAGATCACCGTGCGAGACGGCCTCGTGCTGGCGGAGGCCGGCGCGAACTGGGACGACGTCGTGGTCACCGCACTGGCGCACGGCCTCGGCGGGCTGGAGTGCCTTTCGGGCATCCCCGGATCGGCCGGTGCCACCCCGGTACAGAACGTCGGCGCCTACGGGGCCGAGGTCGCCGACACCATCCGGCGCGTCCGGCTGTTCGACCGGCGCACGGGACGCGACGTCTGGGTGGCGCCGCAGGAGATGGCGTTCGGATACCGCACCAGCGTGCTGAAGCACTCGCCACATGCCGTGGTGCTCGAGGTGGAGTTCTCCCTCGACGTCGAGGGGCGCAGCGCGCCGCTGCGCTACGGCGAACTCGCCAGGGCGCTGGACGTCGCACCCGGCGATCGTGCCGATCCGGTCCGGGTGCGCGAGGCGGTTCTGGCGCTGCGCCGCGGCAAGGGCATGGTGCTCGACGACGCCGACCCGGACACCTGGAGCGTCGGGTCCTTCTTCACCAACCCCGTGGTGACGGCGGCGGAGTACCAACGCCTCACCGCCCAGGTGGACGGCCCGGTGCCCAGCTACCCGGCCGCGGACGGGGTGAAGCTGGCGGCCGGCTGGCTGGTCGAACGCGCGGGGTTCGGCAAGGGCTACCCAGCCGACGGTGCCCCGGCCCGGCTGTCGACCAAACATGCGCTGGCTGTGACCAATCGGGGCCACGCCAGCACCGCCGACGTGATTGCGCTGGCCAGAACGGTGCGCGACGGTGTGCGCACGGCCTTCGGAATCGAACTCGCCCCCGAGCCGACACTGGTCGGCTGCTCGCTCTAG
- a CDS encoding DUF2505 domain-containing protein, whose product MPRSFDLAADYEGTVDQVHRALSDERYWLARLADSGADDATLDGMTVGDDGTVKVTTTQTLRADRLPGVVAQFHRGDLSIQREETWTAVQDGRATATVTGSIPGAPVTLTGTAQLVPGAAGGSRLELNATVEVRVPLVGGKIENFIGNGLVDLIIAEQRFTTVWITENV is encoded by the coding sequence ATGCCGCGCTCATTCGACTTGGCCGCCGACTACGAGGGCACCGTCGACCAGGTGCACCGAGCGCTCAGCGACGAACGGTACTGGCTGGCGCGGCTCGCGGATTCCGGCGCCGACGACGCCACGCTCGACGGGATGACCGTCGGTGACGACGGCACCGTCAAGGTCACCACCACGCAGACGCTGCGCGCCGACCGGCTGCCCGGTGTGGTCGCGCAGTTCCACCGCGGTGACCTGTCAATCCAGCGCGAGGAGACCTGGACCGCCGTGCAGGACGGCAGGGCCACCGCGACGGTCACCGGCTCCATCCCCGGCGCGCCGGTCACGCTGACCGGCACGGCGCAGCTCGTCCCCGGCGCCGCCGGCGGGTCCCGGCTCGAACTCAATGCGACGGTCGAGGTGCGGGTGCCGCTCGTCGGCGGCAAGATCGAGAACTTCATCGGCAACGGGCTGGTCGACCTGATCATCGCCGAGCAGCGGTTCACCACGGTGTGGATCACGGAGAACGTCTGA
- a CDS encoding DUF2505 domain-containing protein → MSRRMEHTVTFDAPAAHIHAQFTSEEYWRTLAEVYRELNPRTELTLFRSDARGTDIALRQVMPRDDLPPIARKVMPVDLVITREQHFAPFDAAAARAEGTFAATMPRAPGRLDGRYELADTATGSQLRVRSSCKVSIPLVGGTLEDLILTNMRHLFDGEQRFTAERVSGRR, encoded by the coding sequence ATGAGTCGGCGGATGGAACACACCGTCACGTTCGACGCGCCCGCCGCACACATCCACGCGCAGTTCACCTCCGAGGAGTACTGGCGCACGCTGGCCGAGGTCTACCGGGAGCTCAATCCGCGCACCGAGCTGACCCTGTTCCGGTCCGATGCGCGCGGCACCGACATCGCGCTGCGGCAGGTGATGCCGCGCGACGATCTGCCGCCGATCGCCCGCAAGGTGATGCCGGTCGACCTGGTGATCACCCGCGAACAGCACTTCGCTCCGTTCGACGCCGCCGCCGCGCGCGCCGAGGGCACCTTCGCCGCCACGATGCCCCGTGCGCCGGGGCGGCTCGACGGCCGCTACGAACTGGCCGACACCGCGACCGGCAGCCAGTTGCGGGTGCGCAGCTCCTGCAAGGTCTCCATCCCGCTGGTCGGCGGCACCCTCGAAGACCTCATTCTGACCAACATGCGCCACCTGTTCGACGGTGAACAGCGGTTCACCGCCGAACGGGTCAGCGGCCGCCGCTGA